A region of the Echeneis naucrates chromosome 22, fEcheNa1.1, whole genome shotgun sequence genome:
TTTAGGGCTGTTGTGCGAGTCGTCATTGCAGTCTCAAGGTAGAAAGCATACTTGGAGTAAAAGTTCCTGAAAATGTacattgtgtttctgtatgGATAAAACAAACACTATTTGCTTTTTGACAGAATGAGGTTTCTGACCAGGAAGTGGCAGCGGGCGATCAAAAGACTATATGTCTCTGGGGCTGGGAGTGGACATGCGCCAGGTCAGCTCACTGTATACAGTTAAAGATAATTTACACTGCTTCACTGGGTCtatgaatctgtttttatttatttattttttttaattgttatgtCTTTTACAGGGCCTAAAGCTGAAGTTTTACGGCAGCAACAGCCAAAATCAAATTCTGAATCACccccacacagagacacagtgtCAGCCCTAGTTCCACCCAGCAAATCACCCTTCAGGTTGCATAACAGGTTTGGCTTCCTTCTTAGCAAAACAATTTTTAAACCTTGagacttcaaataaaatatttctgtaaaagactagattttttttttccctttaaataaGATCTCTTCTTTCTCTAGGACATATTCAAACACTACTCTGGCCTCGGGGCATTCAGGGGGTACGTCTCAGGACCCAGAGCGCTCCCTGACAGAATATATCCACCATCTTGAGAAAGTTCAACAACGGCTGGTGGGAGCTAGGCAAGGTGAGAAGCATTAAGTTGGTAGTTTGGCTTAAATAATTCTTGCGAAAGAAAGTGAGCTAAGTGCACCAAGGTGGAAAAGATGAAATCACTCTGGCGATTCCTTAAAAGTTTCAAGGTATCCAAAATTGATAACCCCTCGGTTTGTGAGCACCCTAAATAAAATTAGGTGTGTAGTCATCGGGCACTGggtgaattttttatttatttcagattctTCTATTCTTTGTCATTCATTATCTAGGATAAGTTCAGTACAAGACAGTACAAATATTTCTAGAAATATTATGATGTTTTAATGGGCATCCTAACATTTCCAGGGAACATGTTATGAAATCCCAAAAACCTTTGTGCTCTATCATCTCCCAACCTAGTAAGCAGGACTCATTTAGCCGTGCCCCCtaaagaggaaaggaggataCAGTCAGCCTGTTCCCCTGATATGATTGGTTATCGGCAGCGCTGGCTGCAGGAGAACAGGACGTGGCTGTACCTGAGCTGCTTGTCGCCACTTTACCTGTATGGTCcaggtgagtgtgagtgtaaaatACTCACTCCACCAAACAATAAAGAGCACAATGCTCCTTTCAAAATGGGTGCTGATTTTTACAGCAGTCAGTAAGTGCACCAGTTAATACGCTGGTCTCTAAACAAGGATGTCCTGCTGGTTTTAGACACTCCTATAATTCATAGTTTCATTTATGTATATTGCAAATAACCTTGGacataaaatgtttgaattatAGCAGGGTCTGAAATCTGCAAATCCACTGCTGTGTTTAGAGAGGTCTTTGAATTCATTCGAAGAAGTACAAGTGCAGCTATCAacagtgttttgggttttttttttttaacttgtatGATGCATTGGTTGCTAGTAATGCAAGTAATTAAGGTTTTGagataaaagttgttttttgtctgtgtctcCCCAGGCTCGTCTGTTCTCCAGCCTCCCCCAAAGTAAATTGACTGCTGAGTATTGCTCCAACTACGTCCATGCCTTATATAAATTTAGAATATCATTGAAATGAACATCTGAtgtttattgacatttttgatGGATGCAATATTTTTATGTAAGTtacataaattattttttaagattttctaTTGCAATTTTGTACTCTGTAGCTCTGTATTTTGAAGGTCAGTCTTGAGATGTTGCAAGAACAAGGGTTTTCGACTATATTAAGTagcatttgtcatttttctaaGATCTTTTGTTATGTAAATGAGGTTGATGTTCATGTGTCTAAATGTGCACTGGTTTTATATTGCAAATCCACGATCAATGCAGCTGGTTATATACTAATGCATAAAggtgaaaaatatgtttttgtattattcatgtttctaccataaaatcaataaatattttaaatgtgggATCACTAATTggactgtttgttttatggCAGCAAGGAATTTCTGTGTATCCTcgtttaataaatgttttttacaAATACTAATTTTCCAAGAGAAGACCCATATCTAATGTTTGGTATGATTTCATATATTTAATCTTTAATGCAGGATAGACAATTGTACACTCAGGAGCAATGGCCTGGTTTTTGCTTTGACTTTTTCACTCCACAGTTTTGCTTTGCTACTTTAAAAAAGTACCCATAAGTAAAATTTACGAAATACTGATTGGatttattaaatacattttatgagGTTTCTGATAATATTGACTTGCTGTGATAACATTgagcacaaattaaaacaagacCATCACATCAATATTTGATCGGTGATGTTTCCCTGCCTTTGtttacatcttttcttttaacGACTGAATCTGAAATATATTGGCCaggtatgtttgtgtttccgACTCTGGCGCGTGTCAGTGTGCGATAATGTTgatcaggaagaaaaacagactgaacCAAGTAGATTTTACTCGTTTGTTTTGGGCAGAAGCTCTACTTTTTATTTACTAATTTAATTAACTCCTGGACAGTAGTAATTTCCTGTCTCAGAGTAACAGAAGTGTTGCTCGTCGTTACGTAACACAACTGATGTCTGAGCCGCTCAGCAGCAGAAGCCATACACAGTTTCCGACAGCGGTCCGTTCGTTTATTAAATCCGGCAAACTCCGGCCGTGAGCGGTGTCCTGTAGCTGGTTTCCCCCGAGCTTCCCCTTAAACTCCGCCCACCGCCTGCTCCGTCAATGCACAAAACGTTTGCCCTACGTGAAACATCAACATTGTGTGACGCACCTCCTTCGCGGGTCCGCAGCGCCGtttaatgctaatgctaatgctcaCGCTAAGCTAAATGGTGGGCGGGCGGTGTGTGTCGTACATTTGTTGTTTGGCTTCTAAGACGCGGTGAAATAGTCCTGGCCCGCGCAGAAGACCCGGTTACACTTTTTTCCTACTTGTCTGGGATGTATGGATGGATAGTTGACGGAATCTCGTCGCTTTTCGAGCCCATTTCGGGGCAAAACCCCGCCGAGTGGCCGGAGAAAGGTAGCGCTAGCCCGGAGGTTCCCACGCGAGCTGCCGTTACAGCCGGAGCGCCGCGGCCAGAGAGTCAGAGCAGACCGGCCAAACGGAACTACCAGAGGTCGGCCTTCGGAGATGACTGCTAATTTTAGTCCCTACTGTAAAAGCAGTTTAATATCCGCCTGTTTTGACCATTAATTCACCAGCAGCTATGTTAACGATGCACGGCTTGTTGGTGAATTAGCTCATAACTTAACAGGAACAGCTATCTGGACAATGTGCCTCTCGGATTTTTCTTAATGTTGCTTTCGTAGTGTTGTCGTGTTGGCCACCTGCTATCCCAAACGTACATTTCCTGTCATAGAGACTACATTTTAGTTGTGAaggaaatgtgacttttttttatgtttggtgGCCTAAATAAACTGATGATTGCCTACAATTAACAGGCTATTGGACTCAGTTGCAGCTCACACATGCTAACTTAGACTGAACGGTGGACGCTGTTCATTATAACGCAATTCATTTCAAAGGAAACTTAAATATCCTTTGTAAATATCAAATCTTTCTCTCTTCCAGTGTTGATGTTGCTGACGGTGTTTGCCAGAGTGACCCGGTGGAGGTAAAAAGACGGAGGAGAGGTTTGTTTACAAAAGAAACTAACAGCATAATGATGTTAATTTCGTAAGTAAATAGAGAAGGTTGTTGATTTGTGCTGTCTTGTGTGGCAGATGTAGTCCTCGGCTTTGTAAAGAAGACTGTGGCAGGGGTAGCAGGTCTGCTCAGGCTGACAACCAGGCGTGAGAAACCCAGATATTTTGAAGAGACACGGGTTAGTGCTTCACCTAGTCTTCCACCCAAAATGTGCATCTTAATGGACAGAAatgactttttgttttgcaacCATCATGTCCAGATATAGTTCTGACATTACATACAAGATTTTCAGTTAACAGGTGTGTCTTGTCAACAGCTAATCAGTAGAATTTCTTGTCTTGTTAATGTGTTAGGTTGTATGCTGTCATAGGAGTGTAGtcaattttcaaattttctaaCCCCCCCTAGTTTGGCTGGGGGGGTagaaagttttatttatgtatttttttttaagtacatgAGTGTCCCAGGAAAGATCCTCCAGCCCTGCTGCAGAAAAGCAAGCACAGCTTAGGTTTGATGCACCAGTGTTATATTTGAATTCACGTTCAATGGTCTTGTGTTTCCCCTGAATTCAGCCTGTCACGCTGATGGGGATAGATGAGCTTAACACCTCCTGTCTGAGCAGTACAGAGTGGAAAATGGGTAAGTGGTGCCAGCTCTTACTACAAGAAAATACAGTGTGTCTCATTTGTATTCTTGTGTTCTCATCAATATGAgttgtgtgatttttgtctttatttcacaGACAAGCCAGTGGGCGGAGTAAATGAGAAGAATCCCTTCCAGGGCTCCACACCTCCTTTAATGAGGAAATACAGGTATTTGAGCCAGTATGTGAGTCCTACCACAGCACTAATGCACAATTAATCCTGTCGTTTTGCATTCAGATGCATGCAATTATGtttaattcatcagtgtttcctaAATGTGTCACCTTTTGAGGATGCTTCCTTGCTAATGTACTCAACCTTTTTGAATACAGTGGAGTGGTGCTTTCTGCAAGCCTCCCTGACAGGGgaaaagacagggagaggaggggtTCCCTTCAGCCGCTGCCCTCAAGGTCTGCACCGAGGGTAGGAGCTGCTAATCCTGATCCAGCATGCAATGGCTTTGGACATACTCGCTACTACAAGCCCAGTCTTACTGTGGAAGAGGTAAAATAATCAATTATTTGGTTGGATGGTTtgttttatacaaaaaaatatataattctGCATATTTTTATGCATGATATATAGTCACGAGTGATTGTtgtattttgctgttgtgtagTTGGAATTCAAAATTTGAAACCTGTTTTTATCATTCACAGAGCAGTTTTCAGTTGCATTTATCAAGAAAATCCCCATTATGTTTTAAGAATGTGTGCCATTCTTCTGAGTCTAATGTGtttgtaatgtgtgtttgtgcctctagACCATAAAGCAGAATAATAAGGAGCACTACAGGCGCTTGCTTGAAATGGTGACGGAAAAGTATAGCAAAAGTCAACCATTACCTTTCAACCAAACGAAACCCAGAGAGTAAGTAATTAATGTTGATGAATTGCACCAAGATCCACTCAATAATGTTCCCCTCGACATGGGATGATGGCCCTCATCCTATTCCTTCTTTTGTTACCAGTGACTCGCTGTCACAGAGCGATTTCAAACCTGCTGCATCAGGGAAAACATTTGAATCGGCTTTGAGAAAGACAAGTTACACAGGTAGGATACAAATTTATAAATCTTATTCACCTTACTCACCAGAATTTTAATCTCTAAAAGTGTTTGAGGTATTGAGTAATTCTTCatctgcagattttatttttatttctttctttttttttttttttttttttttgccctatTCATTTCAGCTCTCATTACCTCAAATTtgttcctttcagtaaaaatattttactcAAATCTGCTCTTTTGGGCTGACATATTTTTGCTGCACAGGTGCCCCAAGCATGTTTGCATGGAGAAGTGCATCTGCAACCAATGACAGGTTAGtatgtcatgtttgtgtgcattgtgtaTGTTGATGAGTTTTATTTCTCTAACATCTGTCTGACGTGTTTCTTCAGGAGGGGTGGCTTCATGTTCAGCAAGTCAGTCTATGGCAGTGTTGAGGACCCACAGTCTATTAGAAATGCAAAGGTGACCAGTTTTCTTGCTCTCACATGCCATTCCTTAACTTGTAAGTATGTTCCGAAACATGAATGCATTTTTCTCTCGTTTGTGCATTGACAAAAGCAGACAGAGTTGGACCTCTCCACAGAAGTAGCAACTCGGCTCAATTTAGCAGACAGAGAGACTCCTGCGGTCAGTCTGTCTGATTCACTTTCTGCACTTATAGCACATACAAGGCACAACAGTGAGGACATACCTACGTTGACGAAGGTTGGACTAAATATTTCAGGCTAAGATGGAATTTCATCAAGTTGAACACAGCATAGATAGAAGTGTATTAGATTGCATTTgtttagtgtgtctgtttgtgtgtgtgtgtgtgtgtgtagggaaTGGCAACCGAAGTGAGTGTTGCTCTGGCTCAGAGCGATCCCAACCTTGTTCTAAGTGCAGCTTTCAAACTTCGTATCACACAAAGGGATCTGGCCACGCTGCAGGATGGTGGCTGGCTCAATGATGAGGTGAGGTGTCAAAGGAATATGGACAGTCTTTAGTAAACAGCTTTTTTACAATGAATCAAGTACTGCTTATGAAAGCAACCTTTACTCATTAACACATTATACAATACATATACTGTATTAAATACTCAATGGCAGTTACCAAATGATCTCTGTACATGGTGCTAGAGAAGGCGGTACATGAGGGGCGCACCTCACCCAGTGATGTGTATTCCACAGAGAATTctataaaaaaagttttaaatgcCAAGGTTGCCCTCACAACTTCAGCTGATTAGTGTTCAACAGCTCTTGTTTGTGCAactttgtgcatgcatgcagacGCACTTTTTGATATAGACAGTATTCAAGCAGCAATGCAGACTAAAATGGTGACAGACCTGTggcataaaaacatacatttaaatacacaaatacatttatattttaacagaCAAAAGGATAATGACTAGCCTACTAATGTTGTGAGCACGCAAATCATGCAATAGGTTGTCACCATGCTAGCTTAAGTGGGCTATCATTAGCCTTTTGTGAACACAGTGGTTAACTGTTACATCTGTATTGCAACAGCTTGCAACAGCTGTGTCAATTCACAAACAATAATGGTCAAATTTCACAGCATTAATGTGATCTTGACGCATTCCTGATTTGAAGTTAATGATAACTCGCCATTAACTCTGGGTACAGAttgaaattcacatttaattttttttttttttatttccagtgaaAGACTGACAGGCCTCAAAGAAACAATTAGTTTGAATCAAAAGCTAATTCATTAATTAACTAATACATTGTTGATATTTTGACATGTGACCAATGTCTAATTTTGAACATGAAATAcatactttttctgtttcctttgtgAAGGTGATGAACTTCTATCTGTCACTGGTCATGGAGCGGTGCTCTGGTGAAACAGCAGGATGGAAGGTCTATTCCTTTAGCACCTTCTTCTTCCCCAAGCTGAtaggtggtggaggtgggcaGGCAGGAGGACATGCTGCTGTAAAACGCTGGACCAAGGCTGTTGATCTCTTCGTCTACGACCTCATCCTGGTTCCTCTGCACCTGGGTTTCCACTGGGCAATGGCTGTGAGTCAGAtttatcatttttcatttttatatacatatataatcaTTTGTTCCTCTGTCATGTTGCTCAGCTTGGTTGATTATAGCAATACACTGCTTTTAACCTTTTTCCTTACTCTCATTCCAGGTGATTGATTTAAAATCGAAAACAGTGAAGTCGTATGACTCAATGGGCCAGAGACATGACGACATCTGCAGTCAGTTATTGTGAGTCATTGTCGTACTTTCAAGCTTCAGTTAACTGAGTTTGAATGCCCTTTTCCATACATTCCTCTATAATATTATGCAGTTAATGTTGCCATTGTGCTCATTTTCCAGACTCTATCTTATGGAGGAGCACAGAtcaaagaaaggcagagaacTCGACAGTGCCAAATGGACTATTGGAAGCTTGAGGCCAACTGTAAGTTTAAGGGGTTGAATGACTTTACACTTCTAATATTTTTTTGATTCACTGAGAGATTAATGAGGTTCTATTTTGGCATGCTTTTTAAGGAAATTCCCCAGCAGAAAAATGGCAGTGACTGTGGTGTCTTTGCCTGTAAATATGCTGACTATATTGCAAAAGGATTGCCTCTCACCTTCAAGCAGGTATATACTATATACACActaattattacttttttgtgtcattgttatATTAATTATACAAGATTTTGTTACATCAGGGCAATAACTTCTATCTCTTTCTCAACAGTGCCACATGCCCCTCTTCAGAAAGTTAATGATTTGGGAAATCCTAAATCAAAGACTGCTATAGAAAACTGCAATAATATCTTGTCCATCAGCCTAGACTTTCTAAATGGGAGCAACATCTGTGTACAGTAATTAAatggtgaattaaaaaaaaggaataaatggGCCAAAGAAGTTGAGTGAAATCTAATCCCAGTCTAGTTTTGGTCTGGAGAAATCAAACACTAATCTTAAGGGTTTATTATGTTCCTTTTCTTGTCAGGGACATATTGATGTTTTGTAATCTCTGAGTTGTAATTGGAGACACGATTAGGATGTAAGAATTGTATCTTATACAAACTTTGGCACTACTGACTGAATGACTTATTTTttattgactttgtttttttttctttttttcttttttttttttttgactgtttttgaAGAATTGCCTGAAGTGCCTTTAGCCTTCTGACACACTGCTCAACATAGAGCATGTATTTTGTTAGATTTTCTTTGCTTAAAATGAATCATGCACAACTCAGAGTCAGTGCTGGAGCTGGAATGAAAATATAGTAAATAAGATTTTTGTGTAATTAGGCTGCTCCTTCCAGTTATGATCAACACACTGGATGGCAAATGTTTGACAGAGACTTAAAAAGTGAAATACCTCCTTTTCAATACAAAAAATGCATGGTTGAGTGCTTGTAATATAGGTTTGTTATTTATGATTGAATGGAAAAGTCATTGGAGTGTGTgtactgattttcttttttttttttttttttttttttcgtccccACCCCCTTTGTTAGTGGAGTGTAATTAGTCGATTTCTCATTTAACAAAGTGCTTTTAGGTCTGAATCTCTTTTGAGCGTAATGCAAGAGGCTAACTAGGGCTATTATATTGATTTACTGTGTGCTATATTGCACAGCAAACTACTGTACACGCACGCATGTTTGAGTTCATGCTTTGATAAtgtgattagttttttttttttttttttttttttgtcataaagtatctttttttttattgctgtttgatattttaatgaCTGTAGCTGGAGGCTTGTGCATCTTGATCACAAT
Encoded here:
- the senp2 gene encoding sentrin-specific protease 2 isoform X1, which encodes MYGWIVDGISSLFEPISGQNPAEWPEKGSASPEVPTRAAVTAGAPRPESQSRPAKRNYQSVDVADGVCQSDPVEVKRRRRDVVLGFVKKTVAGVAGLLRLTTRREKPRYFEETRPVTLMGIDELNTSCLSSTEWKMDKPVGGVNEKNPFQGSTPPLMRKYSGVVLSASLPDRGKDRERRGSLQPLPSRSAPRVGAANPDPACNGFGHTRYYKPSLTVEETIKQNNKEHYRRLLEMVTEKYSKSQPLPFNQTKPRDDSLSQSDFKPAASGKTFESALRKTSYTGAPSMFAWRSASATNDRRGGFMFSKSVYGSVEDPQSIRNAKQTELDLSTEVATRLNLADRETPAVSLSDSLSALIAHTRHNSEDIPTLTKGMATEVSVALAQSDPNLVLSAAFKLRITQRDLATLQDGGWLNDEVMNFYLSLVMERCSGETAGWKVYSFSTFFFPKLIGGGGGQAGGHAAVKRWTKAVDLFVYDLILVPLHLGFHWAMAVIDLKSKTVKSYDSMGQRHDDICSQLLLYLMEEHRSKKGRELDSAKWTIGSLRPTEIPQQKNGSDCGVFACKYADYIAKGLPLTFKQCHMPLFRKLMIWEILNQRLL
- the senp2 gene encoding sentrin-specific protease 2 isoform X2, with product MYGWIVDGISSLFEPISGQNPAEWPEKGSASPEVPTRAAVTAGAPRPESQSRPAKRNYQSVDVADGVCQSDPVEVKRRRRDVVLGFVKKTVAGVAGLLRLTTRREKPRYFEETRPVTLMGIDELNTSCLSSTEWKMDKPVGGVNEKNPFQGSTPPLMRKYSGVVLSASLPDRGKDRERRGSLQPLPSRSAPRVGAANPDPACNGFGHTRYYKPSLTVEETIKQNNKEHYRRLLEMVTEKYSKSQPLPFNQTKPRDDSLSQSDFKPAASGKTFESALRKTSYTGAPSMFAWRSASATNDRRGGFMFSKSVYGSVEDPQSIRNAKTELDLSTEVATRLNLADRETPAVSLSDSLSALIAHTRHNSEDIPTLTKGMATEVSVALAQSDPNLVLSAAFKLRITQRDLATLQDGGWLNDEVMNFYLSLVMERCSGETAGWKVYSFSTFFFPKLIGGGGGQAGGHAAVKRWTKAVDLFVYDLILVPLHLGFHWAMAVIDLKSKTVKSYDSMGQRHDDICSQLLLYLMEEHRSKKGRELDSAKWTIGSLRPTEIPQQKNGSDCGVFACKYADYIAKGLPLTFKQCHMPLFRKLMIWEILNQRLL